In the genome of Streptococcus oralis, one region contains:
- a CDS encoding F0F1 ATP synthase subunit C has protein sequence MNLTFFGLCLACMGVSLAEGMLMNGLFKSAARQPDIIPQLRSLMIMGIAFIEGTFFVTLVFSFIIK, from the coding sequence ATGAATTTAACATTTTTCGGTCTTTGTCTTGCCTGTATGGGTGTATCCCTTGCAGAAGGTATGTTGATGAACGGTTTGTTCAAATCAGCTGCTCGCCAACCAGACATCATTCCACAATTGCGTAGCTTAATGATCATGGGGATTGCCTTTATTGAAGGAACATTCTTTGTAACTCTCGTATTTTCATTTATCATCAAATAA
- the atpA gene encoding F0F1 ATP synthase subunit alpha, translating to MAINAQEISALIKQQIENFKPNFDVSETGVVTYIGDGIARAHGLENAMSGELLIFENGSYGMAQNLESTDVGIIILGDFTDIREGDTIRRTGKIMEVPVGDSLIGRVVDPLGRPVDGLGEIHTDKTRPVEAPAPGVMQRKSVSEPLQTGLKAIDALVPIGRGQRELIIGDRQTGKTTIAIDTILNQKGQDMICIYVAIGQKESTVRTQVETLRQYGALDYTIVVTASASQPSPLLFLAPYAGVAMAEEFMYQGKHVLIVYDDLSKQAVAYRELSLLLRRPPGREAFPGDVFYLHSRLLERSAKVSDELGGGSITALPFIETQAGDISAYIATNVISITDGQIFLGDGLFNAGIRPAIDAGSSVSRVGGSAQIKAMKKVAGTLRIDLASYRELEAFTKFGSDLDAATQAKLNRGRRTVEVLKQPVHKPLPVEKQVTILYALTHGFLDTVPVNDIVRFEEEFHDFFDAQHPEILETIRETKDLPEEAVLDAAITEFLNQSSFQ from the coding sequence TTGGCAATTAACGCACAAGAAATCAGCGCTTTAATTAAGCAACAAATTGAAAATTTCAAACCCAATTTTGATGTGTCTGAAACAGGTGTTGTAACCTATATCGGGGACGGAATTGCGCGTGCTCACGGTCTTGAAAATGCCATGAGTGGAGAGCTGTTGATTTTTGAAAACGGCTCTTATGGGATGGCGCAAAACTTGGAGTCTACAGACGTTGGGATTATCATCCTTGGAGACTTTACAGATATTCGTGAAGGTGATACCATTCGCCGTACAGGTAAAATCATGGAAGTCCCTGTGGGTGACAGCCTGATTGGACGTGTTGTCGACCCACTTGGTCGTCCAGTTGATGGTCTTGGAGAAATCCATACTGACAAAACTCGTCCAGTAGAAGCGCCAGCTCCTGGCGTTATGCAACGTAAGTCTGTATCAGAACCATTGCAAACTGGTTTGAAAGCTATTGACGCCCTTGTACCGATTGGTCGTGGTCAACGTGAGTTGATTATTGGTGACCGTCAGACAGGGAAAACAACTATTGCAATTGATACTATCTTGAACCAAAAAGGGCAAGATATGATCTGTATCTATGTAGCGATTGGACAAAAAGAATCAACAGTTCGTACGCAAGTAGAAACACTTCGTCAGTACGGTGCCTTGGACTACACAATCGTTGTGACAGCCTCTGCTTCACAACCATCTCCATTGCTCTTCCTAGCTCCTTATGCTGGGGTGGCTATGGCAGAAGAGTTTATGTACCAAGGGAAGCATGTTTTGATCGTTTATGATGATCTTTCAAAACAAGCGGTAGCTTATCGTGAACTTTCTCTCTTGCTTCGTCGTCCACCAGGTCGTGAAGCCTTCCCAGGGGATGTTTTCTACCTCCACAGCCGTTTGCTTGAGCGCTCAGCTAAAGTTTCTGATGAACTTGGTGGTGGTTCAATCACAGCCCTACCATTTATCGAAACGCAAGCAGGAGATATCTCTGCATATATCGCAACCAACGTAATTTCAATTACAGATGGGCAAATCTTCCTTGGAGATGGTCTCTTTAATGCAGGGATTCGTCCAGCTATTGATGCGGGTTCATCTGTATCTCGTGTAGGTGGTTCCGCTCAAATCAAAGCCATGAAGAAAGTAGCTGGTACGCTTCGTATCGACCTTGCTTCTTACCGTGAACTAGAGGCCTTCACTAAGTTCGGTTCTGATTTGGATGCAGCAACACAGGCTAAGTTGAACCGCGGACGTCGTACGGTAGAAGTATTGAAACAACCAGTTCACAAGCCTTTGCCTGTTGAGAAACAAGTTACTATCCTGTATGCTTTGACACACGGATTCTTGGATACAGTTCCAGTGAATGACATTGTTCGTTTTGAGGAAGAGTTCCATGATTTCTTTGATGCGCAACATCCAGAGATTTTGGAAACCATTCGTGAAACAAAAGACTTGCCAGAAGAAGCAGTCTTGGATGCTGCGATTACAGAGTTTCTCAATCAATCCAGCTTCCAATAA
- a CDS encoding F0F1 ATP synthase subunit delta, which translates to MDKKTAKVIEKYSMPFVQLVIEKGEEDRIFSDLDQIKQVAEETGLPSFLAQVAVDESDKEKTVGFFQDSVSPLMQNFIQVLIYNHRANLFYDIIVDCLNRLERETNHFVVTISSAHPLTDEQKERLLPLIEKKMSLKVRSIKEQIDEGLIGGFVIFANHKTIDVSIKQQLRVVKENLK; encoded by the coding sequence ATGGACAAGAAAACAGCAAAGGTAATTGAAAAGTACAGCATGCCTTTTGTCCAATTAGTGATTGAAAAAGGAGAAGAGGACCGGATTTTTTCAGACTTGGATCAAATCAAGCAAGTCGCAGAAGAAACGGGCTTACCTTCTTTTTTAGCTCAGGTGGCAGTTGATGAGTCTGATAAGGAAAAAACAGTTGGTTTTTTTCAAGACTCTGTCTCACCTTTAATGCAAAACTTTATTCAGGTTCTGATTTACAATCACAGAGCAAATCTTTTTTATGATATCATTGTTGATTGTTTGAATCGTCTTGAAAGAGAAACCAATCATTTTGTAGTTACGATTTCTTCAGCTCATCCTTTAACGGACGAACAGAAGGAACGTTTGCTTCCCTTGATAGAGAAAAAAATGTCTCTGAAAGTACGGAGTATCAAAGAACAAATTGATGAAGGGCTCATTGGTGGTTTTGTCATTTTTGCTAATCACAAGACAATTGATGTGAGTATTAAACAACAACTTCGAGTTGTTAAAGAAAATTTGAAATAG
- a CDS encoding F0F1 ATP synthase subunit gamma — protein sequence MAVSLNDIKTKIASTKNTSQITNAMQMVSAAKLGRSEEAARNFQVYAQKVRKLLTDILHGNGSSGSTNPMLISRPVKKTGYIVITSDRGLVGGYNASILKAVMELKEEYHPDGKDFEIICIGGMGADFFKARGIQPIYELRGLADQPSFDEVRKIISKTIEMYQNELFDELYVCYNHHVNTLTSQMRVEQMLPIVDLDPNEADEEYSLTFELETSREEILEQLLPQYAESMIYGAIIDAKTAENAAGMTAMQTATDNAKKVINDLTIQYNRARQAAITQEITEIVAGASALE from the coding sequence ATGGCAGTATCTCTAAATGATATTAAAACAAAAATCGCCTCAACAAAAAATACTAGTCAAATCACTAATGCCATGCAAATGGTATCAGCTGCCAAGTTAGGTCGCTCTGAAGAAGCAGCACGCAATTTTCAAGTTTACGCTCAGAAGGTTCGTAAACTTTTGACGGATATTTTGCATGGTAACGGATCTAGCGGTTCAACCAATCCGATGCTCATCAGTCGTCCAGTTAAGAAAACAGGCTATATCGTTATTACTTCAGACCGTGGCTTGGTTGGAGGTTATAATGCTTCCATCCTTAAAGCCGTTATGGAGTTGAAAGAAGAATACCATCCAGATGGTAAAGATTTTGAGATAATCTGTATCGGTGGTATGGGAGCTGATTTCTTTAAGGCTCGTGGCATTCAACCAATCTATGAATTACGAGGCTTGGCCGACCAACCTAGTTTTGATGAAGTTCGTAAAATTATTTCAAAAACGATTGAGATGTATCAAAATGAACTTTTTGACGAACTCTATGTCTGCTATAATCACCACGTCAATACACTTACCAGTCAAATGCGTGTGGAGCAAATGCTTCCGATTGTTGACCTTGATCCAAACGAAGCAGATGAGGAGTATAGCTTGACATTTGAGTTGGAAACAAGCCGAGAAGAAATTTTGGAGCAATTGTTGCCACAGTATGCTGAAAGTATGATTTATGGTGCCATTATCGATGCCAAGACAGCTGAAAATGCCGCTGGTATGACAGCTATGCAGACAGCGACTGATAATGCCAAGAAAGTCATCAATGATTTGACCATCCAGTATAACCGTGCCAGACAGGCGGCGATTACACAAGAAATTACAGAAATTGTAGCA
- the atpF gene encoding F0F1 ATP synthase subunit B, giving the protein MQVTVGELIGNFILIAGSFILLIVLVKKYAWSNLTSVFEERANKIAADIDGAEQARQKAETLAQKREDELAGSRNEAKTIIENAKETAEKSKANILADAKVEAGRLKEKANQEIAQNKAEALQSVKGEVADLTISLAGKIISKNLDSHAHKELIDQYIDQLGEA; this is encoded by the coding sequence ATGCAAGTAACAGTAGGTGAATTAATTGGTAACTTTATTTTAATCGCTGGCTCTTTTATCCTTTTGATTGTCTTAGTTAAGAAATATGCGTGGTCAAACTTGACAAGTGTCTTCGAAGAAAGGGCAAATAAAATTGCTGCTGATATTGATGGAGCTGAACAGGCTCGTCAAAAAGCAGAAACTCTTGCCCAAAAACGTGAAGATGAATTAGCTGGTAGTCGCAACGAAGCCAAAACAATCATTGAAAATGCTAAAGAGACTGCAGAGAAGAGTAAAGCAAATATTCTGGCAGATGCTAAAGTTGAAGCAGGTCGCTTAAAAGAGAAGGCGAATCAAGAAATTGCTCAGAATAAAGCTGAGGCTTTGCAAAGTGTTAAGGGCGAGGTGGCAGATTTGACGATTAGTCTCGCTGGTAAAATCATCTCAAAAAACCTTGACAGTCATGCTCATAAGGAACTCATTGATCAATATATCGATCAGCTAGGAGAAGCCTAA
- a CDS encoding CHY zinc finger protein: MIQAQGLLVDDESRCIHYHGEKDIVSLQCYECKKYYACYQCHNTIETHVFSPYPLALTEDQPILCGACKRTMTFQEYQKQLACPYCSAPFNPGCKKHYSYYFK; encoded by the coding sequence ATGATTCAAGCACAAGGTTTGTTAGTTGATGATGAAAGTAGATGTATTCATTATCATGGCGAAAAGGACATCGTTTCCCTTCAGTGTTATGAGTGTAAGAAATACTATGCTTGCTATCAGTGTCATAATACTATAGAAACGCATGTATTTTCGCCCTATCCCTTGGCGCTTACCGAGGATCAACCGATTTTATGTGGGGCTTGTAAGAGGACAATGACATTTCAAGAATATCAAAAACAGCTAGCTTGTCCTTACTGTAGTGCTCCATTTAATCCAGGTTGCAAAAAACACTATTCCTATTATTTTAAATAA
- the atpB gene encoding F0F1 ATP synthase subunit A, with the protein MEESINPTINIGPVTFDLTLTALTLLSVVVIFGFIYWASRNMTVKPKGKQNVLEYLYDFVVGFTEPNVGSRYMKDYSLFYLCLFLFMVIANNLGLMAKLQTTDGTNLWTSPTANLQFDLALSFGIILMTHIEGIRRRGVKKYLKGFVTPGFMTPMNLLEEVTNFLSLALRVFGNIFAGEVMASLLITLSHQALYWYPVAFVTNLVWTAFSVFISCVQAYVFTVLSSMYLGNKINDEE; encoded by the coding sequence ATGGAAGAAAGTATCAATCCAACCATCAATATTGGTCCTGTTACCTTTGATTTGACCTTGACAGCCTTGACCTTGCTGTCAGTAGTCGTTATTTTTGGCTTTATCTATTGGGCAAGTCGGAATATGACTGTGAAACCCAAAGGAAAGCAAAATGTACTGGAGTATCTCTATGACTTCGTAGTCGGATTTACAGAACCTAATGTAGGCTCACGGTACATGAAAGATTACTCACTCTTTTACTTGTGTTTATTTCTTTTTATGGTGATCGCAAACAATCTTGGTTTGATGGCCAAACTTCAAACTACAGATGGGACAAACCTTTGGACATCGCCAACTGCCAATCTTCAATTTGACTTGGCCTTGTCATTTGGAATTATCCTGATGACCCATATAGAAGGAATTCGTCGCCGTGGTGTTAAAAAGTATCTGAAAGGCTTTGTTACCCCAGGTTTTATGACACCGATGAATCTCCTTGAAGAAGTCACGAATTTCCTATCACTTGCTTTGCGGGTATTCGGAAATATCTTTGCCGGAGAAGTGATGGCTAGTCTGCTCATCACACTTTCTCATCAGGCTCTTTATTGGTATCCAGTCGCATTTGTTACCAATCTAGTCTGGACGGCGTTTTCTGTGTTTATTTCCTGTGTTCAGGCTTATGTATTCACAGTCTTGTCTTCTATGTATCTAGGAAATAAAATTAATGATGAAGAGTAG